A genomic stretch from Marinobacter fonticola includes:
- the prpD gene encoding 2-methylcitrate dehydratase, whose translation MSATFDLNERPDYDEVLQKIADYVLDFNVGGSENDDTHEALDTARNCLIDTLGCGLLALRFPDCTKHLGPIVEGTTVPHGARVPGTSFRLDPVKAAWDIGCIVRWLDYNDTWLAAEWGHPSDNLGGILAVADHLSQKRVAQGNAPLTMRDVLESMIMAHEIQGVLALENSFNRVGLDHVVLVKVASTAVSAKLMGASREQLLSALSHAWADGQSLRTYRHAPNAGSRKSWAAGDATSRAVRLADIAMRGEMGVPGVLTAPQWGFYDVLFSKTNKDQALKPEDKRQFSLPQGFGTYVMENVLFKISFPAEFHAQTAAEAAVTLHPEVKDRLDQIDRIVITTHESAIRIISKVGTLANAADRDHCLQYMTAVPLIFGNLVAEHYEDNFHAANPIIDEIREKMEVVEDERYTREYLEQGKRSIANAIQVFFKDGTHTESVAVEYPIGHRRRREDGIPLLEDKFRNNLSTRFPAQRCDQIFMLCKDQKALEATPVHEFVAMFVI comes from the coding sequence ATGTCTGCTACTTTCGATTTGAACGAGCGTCCGGATTACGATGAGGTTCTGCAGAAAATCGCTGACTACGTGCTCGACTTTAACGTTGGCGGTAGTGAAAATGACGATACTCACGAAGCCCTCGATACCGCCCGCAATTGCCTGATCGATACCCTTGGCTGCGGGCTGCTCGCTCTGCGTTTTCCCGATTGCACCAAGCATCTGGGACCTATCGTCGAGGGGACGACCGTGCCGCACGGCGCCCGGGTGCCCGGCACCTCTTTCCGTCTCGATCCCGTCAAGGCTGCCTGGGATATTGGCTGCATTGTGCGCTGGCTCGACTATAACGACACCTGGCTGGCAGCCGAATGGGGACATCCTTCCGATAATCTTGGCGGCATCCTGGCTGTCGCAGACCACCTGTCTCAGAAGCGCGTCGCTCAGGGTAATGCGCCCCTCACCATGCGCGATGTGCTCGAGTCGATGATCATGGCGCACGAAATCCAGGGTGTGCTTGCGCTGGAAAACTCGTTTAACCGGGTCGGTCTGGATCACGTTGTCCTGGTGAAAGTTGCTTCGACAGCGGTGAGTGCAAAGCTTATGGGCGCGTCCCGTGAGCAGCTCCTTTCGGCGCTGTCCCATGCCTGGGCCGATGGTCAGTCCCTGCGAACCTATCGCCATGCGCCGAATGCCGGCTCGAGGAAATCCTGGGCGGCAGGCGATGCAACGTCTCGTGCGGTTCGCCTGGCCGATATCGCTATGCGCGGTGAAATGGGCGTTCCAGGGGTGCTAACGGCGCCACAGTGGGGGTTTTACGACGTGCTCTTCAGCAAAACCAACAAGGACCAGGCGCTGAAGCCGGAGGATAAACGTCAGTTTTCCCTACCACAGGGCTTCGGGACCTATGTCATGGAAAATGTGCTGTTTAAGATCTCCTTTCCCGCGGAATTCCATGCTCAGACGGCGGCAGAAGCCGCGGTTACACTGCATCCGGAAGTCAAAGACCGGCTGGACCAGATCGACAGAATCGTCATCACCACCCACGAATCCGCGATCAGAATCATCTCCAAAGTGGGCACGTTGGCAAACGCAGCGGACCGTGACCACTGCTTGCAATATATGACGGCCGTGCCATTAATTTTTGGCAATCTCGTGGCCGAGCATTATGAAGACAACTTTCACGCAGCCAATCCGATCATCGACGAGATTCGCGAGAAAATGGAAGTTGTCGAAGACGAGCGTTATACCCGCGAGTACCTCGAGCAGGGTAAGCGTTCGATAGCCAATGCCATCCAGGTTTTCTTTAAAGATGGCACCCATACCGAGAGCGTTGCGGTCGAATACCCGATAGGCCATCGGCGTCGTCGGGAGGACGGGATACCGCTACTTGAAGACAAGTTCCGCAACAATCTTTCGACCCGTTTTCCCGCGCAGCGGTGCGATCAGATCTTCATGCTTTGTAAAGATCAGAAGGCGTTAGAGGCCACGCCGGTTCATGAATTCGTGGCGATGTTCGTTATTTGA